From Vicinamibacteria bacterium:
GCGCTCGACACCGGGCCGCCGACCGAGGACAACTCCTCGAGGGACAGAGCCGCCGTGTCTTTCACGACGAGCGTTCCCGTCCCTTCGTTGGTGAACACCTCGAGGAGCAGACTATCAGGTACCCGGTAGGAAATCAGATGCACGCGGCGCACGCCGCCTTGGAGGGCGGAAGTGATGCAGGACGCTTTGGGCAACATACCCTCGGCTAGTTTTCCCTTCCGTTCGAGCTCGGACAGCCCGGCGAGGTCGAGGTACGAGACGAGCGAATCGTCGCGACCGGGATCCGAGAGGATGCCCGGCGCATTGCTAACAAGAATGAGTTTCTCCGCACCGAGGGCAACGGCAATGGCCGAGGCTACGGTGTCGGCGTTGATGTTCAAGAGCGTCCCGTCTCGATCGGCCGATAGCGGACTCACCACGGGCACGAGCCCGGCATCGATCTGCTTCTGGAGCATGGACACGTCGACGCCGTCGATGTCGCCGACGAAACCGTAATCGATCATCTCGCGACTCCCCCGTACCGTTACCGGCGGCCTTCGATGGGCTCGGATGAATCCAGCGTCCACACCGCTGATCCCGACCGCCGGCAGCTGCACGTCGCGGCACGCGGCGAGAATGCGGGTGTTGATGAGCCCGTTGAGGACCATCGTGCTGACCTCGAGAGACTTTTCGTCGGTCACCCGGCGGCCGTCGACGATACGCGTGGTGATTCCCAGGGCGCCTTCGAGCTCGGTCGACTGAGGCCCGCCGCCATGGACCACGATGATCCGGATGCCGAGCTGGTGGAGCACCGCCACTTGCTCGACGAGGGCTCGAGTCGTGCTCGTGTCCCCGAAGATCGCACCTCCGGCCTTCAGCACGAACGCTTTTCCCTTGTAGAGACGGATGTAGGGTGCCGCATGCTTCAAAGCGGTGACCACGATCGCTCGTTCGTCGCGAGAGCGCATAAGACCTTTCTCCTCTCGTGAGACGCTTGCTCGCTCCATCACATGCTCACCGTCAAGTCAGGCCAGCATTCGATGGAGAACGGCCATCTGGCCCCACATACGGTTTCTCGCCTGGAGCTGGACCACGCTTCGCGGTCCGTCGAGTATCTCGTCGTGAACGACGACTCCCCTTCGCACCGGAAGGCAGTGCATGAACCTGCAGTCCGGCCGAGCATTGCCGAACCACGACTCCTCGACACGCCACGCGGCGAGGCCTCTTCGAAGCTCTCCTTCATCCTCGCCGTAACGCGTCGTGGACGACCAGGATTTGGCATAGAGAACCGACGCTCCCTCGAGGGCCTCGGCGC
This genomic window contains:
- the argB gene encoding acetylglutamate kinase; translated protein: MRSRDERAIVVTALKHAAPYIRLYKGKAFVLKAGGAIFGDTSTTRALVEQVAVLHQLGIRIIVVHGGGPQSTELEGALGITTRIVDGRRVTDEKSLEVSTMVLNGLINTRILAACRDVQLPAVGISGVDAGFIRAHRRPPVTVRGSREMIDYGFVGDIDGVDVSMLQKQIDAGLVPVVSPLSADRDGTLLNINADTVASAIAVALGAEKLILVSNAPGILSDPGRDDSLVSYLDLAGLSELERKGKLAEGMLPKASCITSALQGGVRRVHLISYRVPDSLLLEVFTNEGTGTLVVKDTAALSLEELSSVGGPVSSASRSR